Below is a genomic region from Brevinematales bacterium.
CTGCGAATCACATCGAGAGCCGACCTTCCGATCGAACCTGTCGCGCCGAGTAAAACCAGCCGTTCCATCTTGCCCCCTTAATCCCACACCGCGAGGTTGCGGGAGTGCTCGTCATAGAATATGACTCCGTCGGTGCGGAAAGAGTACCGGTAGGTAAAAAAAAGTTTGAGTCTTTCCTTCTCGTCAACACCGCCGGCGAAAACACATGCGTACTTCTTGCCGCCCTTCCGCGCGAGAAAATCCACCTTCAGCGCGCACGCCTTCTCGTTATCGTCGATATAGAAATGATATTCATTGGATACCGTGTGACGGTAGACCTCGAATCCCGCCTGCCGCAGTTTATACCAAAAAAACCTCCTCTCCTTAGGAAGGGAGAGAAGGCTTTTTAAAATTCGTTTTTTTTCAAGAATTTTAACGCCGAGCCAAAGCCCGCCTGCCCCGCATACCAGAACAAATCCGGCAAGGGCAAGTAGAAAGCGCGAACCCATCAGTTCGTCATAACTTTCGCGGCGTCATCCACACTATTGATAATCTCGAAAAGACCGTCCAATTCGACGATTTTCAGGGTTTTTACGACATTCTGGCTGAGATTGCTGAGTATCAGACGTCCGTTAATATCCTTCAACTGGCGTAAGGTGGCGATAAAAACACGGATACCGCTGCTGCTGAGATAATGCACATCGCCGAGGTCGAATATAAATAACTTACTGCCATTGTTTATATGTGTATTTATTACTTCTTCCAATTCAAGAGCTTGATTTATTTCAAGACGGCCGGAAACGCGCAAGATAATGATGTCACCTCTTTTTTCGGCATCAATCATACCATCCTCCATAAAGATACATTTACATCCCCAATATGATAAAAGAAATCAAGAAATTTGTCAATCTTGAGCCGGAAATTATTAGCCGGAAAATCTATTCCGCTTTCGCGGTAGTCATCTCGCAGTTGCCCTCGAAGACAACCCCGTCGGCGATTTTCAGTTTGGGGGTTTTGATATCCCCGTACAGTTTCGCGGTAGTCAGGAGTTCGAGACGCTTCCGCGCGGTAATATTCCCGCGGATCTCGCCGCCAATAATCACCTCGTCGCAATAAATATCGCCTTCCATCTTGCTGTCTGGCCCGATTACCAGCAGTCCCTTCGCGTCCACAGTCCCGTGATACTTTCCGTCTATACGAAGCGATTCTTTAAATTTCATCGTACCGTCAAAAAATGTGTTACCGCTTAACGTCGTCTTCGTCAGGAAATC
It encodes:
- a CDS encoding polymer-forming cytoskeletal protein, which produces MAQTIDPYRDFLTKTTLSGNTFFDGTMKFKESLRIDGKYHGTVDAKGLLVIGPDSKMEGDIYCDEVIIGGEIRGNITARKRLELLTTAKLYGDIKTPKLKIADGVVFEGNCEMTTAKAE
- a CDS encoding STAS domain-containing protein, producing MIDAEKRGDIIILRVSGRLEINQALELEEVINTHINNGSKLFIFDLGDVHYLSSSGIRVFIATLRQLKDINGRLILSNLSQNVVKTLKIVELDGLFEIINSVDDAAKVMTN